From the genome of Winogradskyella forsetii, one region includes:
- the ctlX gene encoding citrulline utilization hydrolase CtlX, with the protein MQQTTNSILMIRPVNFRMNEQTAVNNYFQEDLDLKNAEINTKAQDEFDAFADKLKAAGINVIIEDDDKLNDTPDSIFPNNWVSFHENGDVAKYPMFAENRRRERRDEVFIRLEDEGFKIENIVDYTSAELEGFFLEGTGSVALDRINRKAYCALSPRADEDLFIEFCEDFEFTPIIFTANQTVDGKRLPIYHTNVMMCLAENFAVICLDTIDDKKERKNVVKHLKQDGKEIISITEAQMHQFAGNMLQLRGKNEQRYLVMSEAAHKSLTQNQISTIEKYCPILSSSLETIETCGGGSARCMMAEVFLPRD; encoded by the coding sequence ATGCAACAAACCACAAATTCCATTTTAATGATTCGTCCTGTTAATTTCAGGATGAATGAACAAACAGCTGTCAATAATTATTTTCAAGAAGATTTAGATTTAAAAAATGCTGAAATCAATACTAAGGCGCAAGACGAATTTGATGCCTTTGCCGATAAGTTGAAAGCTGCTGGTATTAATGTTATTATAGAAGACGATGACAAATTGAATGATACTCCAGATTCAATCTTTCCGAATAATTGGGTGAGTTTTCATGAGAATGGCGATGTGGCAAAATACCCAATGTTTGCAGAAAATAGAAGACGTGAGCGTCGTGATGAAGTATTTATTCGATTGGAAGACGAAGGTTTTAAAATTGAAAATATTGTCGATTACACCTCTGCCGAGCTTGAAGGTTTCTTTTTAGAAGGTACAGGAAGTGTGGCCTTGGATCGCATCAACAGAAAAGCATATTGTGCCTTATCGCCTAGAGCTGATGAGGATTTATTCATTGAGTTCTGTGAAGATTTTGAATTTACGCCAATCATTTTTACTGCCAACCAAACCGTTGACGGGAAACGACTGCCCATATACCACACTAATGTAATGATGTGTTTGGCTGAAAATTTTGCCGTGATTTGTTTAGATACCATTGACGACAAAAAAGAGCGTAAAAATGTGGTAAAACACTTAAAGCAAGATGGAAAGGAAATCATTTCTATAACTGAAGCCCAAATGCATCAATTTGCTGGAAACATGTTGCAGCTAAGAGGTAAGAATGAGCAGCGCTATTTGGTAATGAGTGAAGCTGCACATAAAAGTTTAACACAAAATCAAATCTCAACTATTGAAAAGTACTGTCCTATTCTTTCGAGTTCTTTAGAAACCATTGAAACCTGTGGAGGCGGAAGTGCACGTTGTATGATGGCTGAGGTATTTCTGCCTAGGGATTGA
- a CDS encoding tetratricopeptide repeat-containing sensor histidine kinase produces the protein MKQLLTLAVCLISFAIFSQSEKIDELTVQLAYQNADSTKVDMSLVLINELYDTADYDKALLYVNQTSKLSKELNYTKGLAESSYLRALIYTKQNDYFNAIDNYNKSRDYYLKLNDTLGVAKVSNSIGLIEIKRGNYAIGLQNSLSAISIFEKKYLKDDLSAAYNNLAEAYYKTNQIDKAIEFNFKALEVRKQIQDKDGIKASTKNIAELYSLLKEHRKAIEYYEKALDILNPNTDQDLRGEILPKLGSEYLRFNEYEKASEYLVEGLKYNRKQDNKEGILRALNAIGNLNLKNKKVKLAERQLNEAYEIAQKIDNKSQLLENYKLHIALDSTRGYFQNAFFWQNKFYGLRDSLSRIDQPVFPTKIDPLDLNEVKADAKDNINSTAQEPATTSSWINNSWVLYVAVFAFALLLGLLIYSLLQTKSYKEDLDKQKTKFAEEQARTDAIVEQTHHLEEINQVKDKLFSIVSHDLKDSISSIKAFLDLLKEDSISKDEFYELIPELSENADNASSLLFNLLNWSKSQMQNLEPKAELFNIQDVFHAKIALVEQKVEDKRIVLIDESQRDFVFADRSMVEIVIQNLITNAVKFSRTGDVITISNNDVNGKSLICVEDTGVGIPKENIDKLFAAHKNFTTAGTKNEKGTGLGLSIAKDLVELNNGRIWVESTQNVGSKFFVELPKAEAKA, from the coding sequence ATGAAGCAGTTACTAACATTAGCTGTTTGTCTTATATCGTTTGCTATCTTTTCTCAGTCTGAAAAAATAGATGAACTTACGGTACAATTAGCTTATCAAAACGCTGACTCTACAAAAGTGGATATGTCGCTTGTACTCATAAATGAACTTTATGATACTGCGGATTATGATAAGGCTTTGCTATATGTTAACCAAACTTCAAAACTTTCAAAAGAATTAAACTACACTAAAGGTCTTGCAGAAAGCAGCTACTTAAGGGCACTCATCTACACCAAACAAAATGATTATTTCAATGCCATTGACAATTACAATAAATCTAGGGATTATTACTTAAAATTAAATGATACACTTGGAGTCGCAAAAGTGAGCAACAGTATTGGCCTTATTGAAATTAAACGTGGCAATTACGCCATCGGTTTGCAGAACTCATTATCCGCCATTTCTATTTTCGAGAAAAAATATCTTAAAGATGATTTAAGTGCTGCCTATAATAATTTGGCTGAAGCGTACTACAAAACCAATCAGATAGACAAGGCTATTGAATTTAACTTTAAAGCTTTAGAAGTTAGAAAGCAGATACAGGATAAGGATGGCATAAAAGCATCAACTAAAAATATTGCAGAACTTTATTCTTTGTTGAAGGAACACAGAAAAGCTATTGAATATTATGAAAAAGCACTCGATATTTTAAATCCAAATACCGATCAGGATTTACGAGGTGAAATTCTGCCTAAACTTGGTAGCGAATATTTACGTTTTAATGAATACGAAAAAGCTTCAGAATATTTAGTTGAAGGTTTAAAATACAACCGAAAACAAGATAATAAAGAAGGTATTTTAAGAGCCTTGAATGCCATAGGAAACTTAAACCTCAAAAATAAAAAGGTAAAGTTAGCCGAAAGACAATTAAACGAAGCTTACGAGATTGCCCAAAAAATAGACAATAAATCGCAACTTCTGGAAAATTACAAACTTCATATTGCATTAGATTCTACACGTGGTTATTTTCAGAATGCATTTTTCTGGCAAAATAAATTCTATGGCTTAAGAGATTCATTGTCTCGTATCGATCAACCTGTATTTCCAACCAAAATTGATCCTTTAGATTTAAATGAAGTCAAAGCTGATGCCAAAGACAATATCAATAGTACAGCGCAAGAACCAGCTACGACCTCATCATGGATTAATAACTCTTGGGTTTTATATGTTGCTGTTTTCGCTTTTGCCTTATTATTAGGGCTTTTAATTTATAGCCTTTTACAAACAAAATCGTACAAGGAAGATTTAGATAAGCAGAAAACTAAGTTTGCAGAAGAGCAAGCTAGAACCGATGCTATCGTAGAGCAAACACATCATTTGGAAGAAATCAATCAAGTAAAGGATAAGCTTTTTTCTATTGTGTCGCACGATTTAAAAGATTCTATTTCGTCCATAAAAGCATTTTTGGATTTGTTGAAAGAAGACAGTATTTCTAAAGATGAATTTTACGAACTGATTCCTGAATTAAGCGAAAATGCCGATAATGCATCGTCCTTGTTATTCAATTTACTGAACTGGTCAAAATCGCAAATGCAGAACTTAGAACCAAAAGCTGAGTTGTTTAATATTCAAGATGTGTTTCACGCTAAAATCGCTTTGGTGGAACAAAAAGTAGAAGACAAGCGCATTGTACTAATTGATGAATCCCAACGCGATTTTGTTTTTGCAGATCGTAGTATGGTTGAAATTGTGATTCAGAATTTAATCACCAATGCTGTTAAGTTCAGTAGAACTGGCGATGTCATTACCATCTCTAATAACGATGTCAACGGCAAATCACTAATTTGCGTAGAAGATACAGGCGTTGGTATCCCCAAAGAGAATATTGATAAATTGTTTGCCGCGCACAAAAACTTCACGACCGCAGGTACTAAAAACGAAAAAGGAACTGGTCTAGGTTTATCCATTGCCAAAGATCTAGTGGAATTGAATAACGGTAGAATTTGGGTGGAAAGCACGCAGAATGTGGGTAGTAAATTCTTTGTTGAACTGCCAAAGGCTGAAGCTAAGGCTTAA
- a CDS encoding RimK family protein: MKKYIVVNQPEKWNFTIDNITVISSQDYLTNPKYAQLKTARIFNLCKDYSYQSKGYYVSLLAEARGHLPIPTTKNIVDLKALKLVRIVSDEFDDVIQQSLKNIKSQDFTLSIYFGQNVAQKYKNLSALFYKHFQVPFLRVNFNHTTKWNIQSIKAISESEIPEEHMSSVHEFANQYFAKKRYDTAKVANYDFDLAILVNPNDPAPPSNAKALKKFIEVAEKMNIYAEIIEPKDLSRLSSFDALFLRQSTEVNNEAYTFARKAQQEGIAIIDYPDAILKCCNKVYMAEAMNNANISTPKTVIVHSNNRKAVLEQTGLPCVLKAPDSTFSFGVKKAKTKAEFDVLVTEMLKESDLIIAQEFCPSDYDWRIGIIDNKPFYACRYYMAKGHWQIYNWKAEDKNEQDGNADCLPIEDVPKNVIDIALKSAKLMGLGLYGIDIKVVDGKLMVIEINDNPNIDFGVEDDYYGDLIYTEILSALKKRLD, translated from the coding sequence ATGAAAAAATACATTGTTGTAAATCAACCTGAAAAATGGAACTTTACAATTGATAACATCACCGTAATTTCCTCTCAAGATTATCTTACAAACCCGAAGTATGCCCAATTAAAAACCGCACGAATATTTAATCTGTGCAAGGACTACTCGTACCAATCCAAAGGCTATTACGTTTCGCTCTTGGCAGAAGCCAGAGGACATTTACCAATTCCGACTACAAAAAACATTGTAGATTTAAAGGCCTTAAAACTTGTTAGAATTGTGTCCGATGAGTTTGACGATGTTATTCAGCAAAGCCTTAAAAATATAAAATCGCAAGACTTTACTTTGAGTATCTATTTTGGGCAAAATGTAGCCCAAAAATACAAAAACCTAAGTGCACTTTTTTACAAGCATTTTCAAGTTCCATTTTTACGGGTAAATTTTAACCATACCACAAAATGGAACATACAGAGCATTAAGGCCATTTCAGAATCGGAAATTCCGGAAGAACATATGTCCAGTGTCCACGAATTTGCCAATCAATATTTTGCTAAAAAACGTTACGATACGGCTAAAGTGGCCAATTACGATTTTGATTTGGCGATTTTGGTCAACCCAAACGATCCTGCGCCTCCAAGCAACGCTAAAGCTTTAAAAAAGTTTATTGAAGTTGCTGAAAAAATGAACATCTATGCTGAGATCATTGAACCCAAGGATTTATCGCGCCTATCCTCTTTCGATGCTTTGTTTTTAAGACAAAGCACCGAAGTAAACAACGAAGCTTATACCTTTGCCAGAAAAGCACAGCAAGAAGGTATTGCCATAATCGATTACCCTGATGCGATTCTAAAATGCTGCAATAAAGTTTATATGGCAGAGGCCATGAACAACGCCAATATTTCAACGCCAAAAACAGTAATTGTACATAGTAATAACCGCAAGGCTGTATTGGAACAAACAGGATTGCCTTGTGTATTAAAAGCACCAGATTCTACATTTTCATTTGGAGTGAAAAAAGCAAAAACTAAAGCAGAATTTGATGTCTTGGTTACTGAAATGCTTAAAGAATCTGACTTAATAATCGCACAAGAATTTTGCCCTTCAGACTACGATTGGCGCATTGGCATTATTGATAATAAGCCATTTTACGCTTGTCGCTATTATATGGCAAAAGGCCATTGGCAGATTTACAACTGGAAAGCCGAAGACAAAAATGAACAAGATGGCAATGCAGATTGTTTACCTATTGAAGACGTTCCAAAAAACGTAATCGACATCGCTTTAAAATCGGCAAAATTGATGGGTTTAGGACTGTATGGCATTGACATTAAAGTGGTAGATGGCAAATTAATGGTTATTGAAATCAACGATAACCCAAACATCGATTTTGGTGTAGAAGATGACTATTATGGTGATTTGATTTACACCGAAATTCTTTCAGCATTAAAAAAACGACTCGACTAA
- a CDS encoding glutamate-cysteine ligase family protein translates to MKKKYHLFEVYGVELEYMLVKNDTFKVAPKVDELLTLKAGELKADIENGDIAWSNELVAHVIELKTNGPTKSTDNLAAKFHDNILEIDALLKPLNLQLLGSAAHPLMNPNTDTQLWKHSYSEVYALYNTIFNCKGHGWSNVQSTHINLPFYDDKEFEKLHAAIRVILPLLPGLCASSPILEGQITGFKDTRLEFYKTNQKEIPELTGLVIPERVFSKLDYYTTIFEPIKRAIRPYDTNKILDQHFLNSRGAIARFDRNAIEIRLMDIQECPKADIAICALVIEVLKALVNKEFCTLQAQKVWTKQDLSVILNDAIKHGEGSKIENKLYLKLFGLNDTETVNQVWRHLYQTVKPKLHQSHHKAIEIILKEGTLSTRLLKAVGNDTSEKHIISVYQQLQNCLITNQLFHP, encoded by the coding sequence ATGAAGAAGAAATATCACCTTTTTGAGGTTTACGGTGTTGAGCTCGAGTACATGCTCGTTAAAAATGACACGTTTAAAGTGGCCCCGAAAGTAGATGAACTTTTAACACTAAAAGCAGGCGAATTAAAAGCAGATATTGAAAATGGCGATATCGCCTGGAGTAACGAATTGGTTGCTCATGTCATTGAACTAAAAACCAATGGGCCAACAAAAAGTACCGATAATTTAGCCGCCAAATTTCATGACAATATTCTGGAAATCGATGCACTTCTAAAACCCTTAAACCTGCAACTATTAGGTTCTGCTGCGCATCCATTGATGAATCCAAACACAGACACCCAACTTTGGAAACACAGTTATAGCGAAGTCTATGCACTTTACAATACCATTTTTAATTGTAAAGGCCATGGTTGGAGCAACGTGCAAAGCACACATATTAACTTACCGTTTTATGACGATAAGGAATTTGAAAAACTACACGCTGCCATTCGTGTTATTCTACCTTTGCTCCCTGGATTGTGCGCAAGTTCGCCTATTTTGGAAGGTCAAATTACTGGGTTCAAGGATACGCGATTGGAATTTTACAAAACCAACCAAAAGGAAATTCCTGAACTAACAGGATTGGTAATTCCTGAACGTGTATTTTCAAAATTAGATTATTACACCACGATTTTTGAACCTATAAAACGCGCGATTAGACCTTACGACACCAATAAAATTTTAGACCAACACTTTCTAAATTCTAGAGGAGCCATTGCTCGTTTTGATCGCAATGCTATTGAAATTCGTTTAATGGATATTCAAGAATGTCCTAAAGCAGATATTGCCATTTGTGCTTTGGTGATTGAGGTTTTAAAAGCTTTAGTAAATAAGGAATTCTGTACGCTCCAAGCTCAAAAAGTATGGACAAAACAAGATTTGTCCGTTATTTTAAATGATGCCATAAAACATGGCGAAGGATCTAAAATTGAAAACAAACTTTATTTAAAATTATTTGGGTTAAATGATACTGAAACTGTAAACCAAGTTTGGAGACATTTGTATCAAACCGTAAAGCCGAAGTTGCATCAATCCCATCATAAGGCTATTGAAATCATTTTAAAAGAAGGCACGTTGTCAACTCGTTTACTTAAAGCTGTTGGCAACGATACGTCTGAAAAACATATCATTTCAGTATATCAACAGTTGCAAAATTGTTTAATAACCAACCAATTGTTTCACCCATGA
- a CDS encoding M14 family metallopeptidase, whose amino-acid sequence MKKLLILFVLIYSCNDKTEKSDSEPEKVALDFTTTFEKSEGLETATYQETIDFYHGLADTYSEISIQAIGETDSGKPLHIVTLNMKGSGADFENLRQNNRILFINNGIHPGESDGIDATMLLFRDIVKGNIEAPKNTVLVTIPIYNVGGSLNRNSTTRTNQNGPKEYGFRGNARNYDLNRDFIKSDTKNARTFAKIFHLVQPDVFIDNHVSNGADYQYTLTHLFTQHNKLGGALGHFMQSKMMPSLEQKLEAKSWDITPYVNVFNRTPDRGFTQFLDTPRYSTGYTTLFNTLGMMVETHMLKPYKQRVKGTYELMKSMIEITEEHGDKIAQLRKEQAGIWSAGKRYPLTWSVDTTKSSNLKFKGYEGEMIPSEFTGAKRLKYDRSKPFTKDVSYKNYFKATDSVNIPKAYVIPQGWHNVLDLLRLNNVKLTEFTNDTTLTVESYKIGAYETRTSPYEGHYPHYDTTINTSEENITFRKGDYLISTDQKAVRYLLETLEPKAPDSFFNWNFFDTILQQKEGFSPYVWEDKAEQLLKDNPKLQIEYNVKISYDEDFANNWYAQLDWLHKQSKHYETAHLQYPLYRIN is encoded by the coding sequence ATGAAAAAACTCCTCATTCTATTTGTTCTTATTTATTCTTGTAATGATAAAACAGAAAAATCGGATTCCGAACCCGAAAAAGTTGCTCTAGATTTTACCACGACTTTTGAAAAAAGTGAAGGTTTAGAAACGGCTACTTACCAAGAAACCATCGATTTCTATCATGGTTTAGCAGATACTTATTCTGAAATTTCAATCCAAGCCATTGGCGAAACCGATTCCGGAAAACCACTTCATATAGTGACCTTGAACATGAAGGGTTCTGGTGCTGATTTTGAGAATTTGAGACAAAACAACAGAATTCTATTCATAAATAATGGTATTCATCCTGGCGAATCTGATGGTATTGATGCGACGATGCTGCTTTTTAGAGATATCGTTAAAGGAAATATTGAAGCTCCAAAAAACACGGTTTTGGTGACTATTCCTATTTATAATGTTGGCGGAAGCTTAAACCGTAATTCCACAACACGAACCAATCAAAATGGCCCAAAAGAATACGGCTTTAGAGGGAATGCTAGAAACTACGATTTGAATCGGGATTTTATAAAATCGGACACCAAAAATGCGAGAACTTTTGCAAAAATATTTCATTTAGTGCAACCAGATGTTTTTATCGACAACCACGTGAGCAATGGAGCAGATTATCAATATACCCTAACACATTTGTTTACGCAGCATAATAAATTAGGTGGTGCGCTTGGTCATTTTATGCAATCTAAAATGATGCCATCACTAGAGCAAAAACTAGAAGCTAAGTCTTGGGACATTACACCTTATGTTAATGTGTTTAATCGCACACCAGATAGAGGATTTACCCAGTTTTTAGATACACCAAGATATTCTACAGGTTACACCACCTTATTCAACACTCTGGGAATGATGGTAGAAACACATATGCTCAAACCCTACAAACAACGTGTAAAAGGTACCTACGAATTAATGAAAAGCATGATTGAAATTACCGAAGAACACGGCGATAAAATTGCTCAACTCAGAAAGGAGCAAGCTGGAATTTGGTCAGCTGGGAAACGCTATCCCTTAACTTGGTCTGTTGATACCACAAAGTCATCAAATCTAAAATTCAAAGGCTACGAAGGCGAAATGATACCGAGTGAATTCACGGGAGCAAAACGTCTAAAATATGATAGATCCAAGCCGTTTACAAAAGACGTTAGCTATAAAAATTATTTCAAAGCAACAGATTCTGTCAATATCCCAAAGGCTTATGTCATTCCACAAGGTTGGCATAACGTTCTTGATTTATTAAGGTTGAACAATGTGAAATTGACCGAATTTACAAACGATACCACATTAACCGTGGAGTCCTATAAAATAGGCGCTTACGAAACCCGAACATCGCCTTACGAAGGTCATTATCCGCATTACGATACAACCATAAATACTTCAGAGGAAAATATAACTTTCAGAAAAGGTGATTATCTCATTTCCACGGACCAAAAAGCCGTACGTTATTTATTGGAAACTTTAGAACCAAAAGCTCCAGACTCATTTTTTAACTGGAATTTCTTTGATACCATTTTACAACAAAAAGAAGGCTTTTCACCTTATGTTTGGGAAGACAAAGCAGAGCAACTTTTGAAAGACAATCCTAAACTTCAAATAGAATACAATGTAAAAATCAGCTATGATGAAGATTTTGCCAACAATTGGTATGCACAATTAGATTGGTTGCATAAGCAGAGTAAACATTATGAGACGGCTCATTTGCAGTACCCTTTGTACCGGATCAATTAA